In one Pangasianodon hypophthalmus isolate fPanHyp1 chromosome 22, fPanHyp1.pri, whole genome shotgun sequence genomic region, the following are encoded:
- the steap4 gene encoding metalloreductase STEAP4 — protein sequence MKPDTLTMTALNSKQGTVCIFGTGDFGRSLGLRLLQAGYEVIYGSRNPKNCALLPKGAQVMSHEEASQRARVIFVAIHRENYDFLASLSPALEGKVLVDISNNLKKHQYTESNAEYLGMVVPGAHVVKAFNTISAWALQSGGLDANRQVSICGNHVDAKQVVVDISHSLGLTAVDRGSLRVASELEDLPLQLFPLWRLPLRISAGLLGAFFLYVLIRDVVYARVVDKKDNSFRILISLANKVFPMVSLVMLALCYLPGIFAAFLQLYNGTKYRRFPDWLDRWMLCRKQLGLLALAFAVLHVLYTLVIPIRYFVFYKRANIYISLIKENKTYEFNEMWAWRSDAYLSMGILGFALFILLGITSLPSVSNALNWREFSFIQSKLGYLALLLCTAHAFLYGWDKFLHASAYKWWMPSSYMLSLVVPCIVLVLKTVLIMPCVDRTIIRIRQGWERPGKAGINKNAKSNQPLIL from the exons ATGAAGCCAGACACCCTTACCATGACTGCACTAAACAGCAAACAAGGTACGGTGTGTATCTTTGGCACAGGGGACTTTGGACGATCTTTGGGGCTTCGCTTGCTTCAAGCAGGGTATGAAGTTATCTACGGATCCCGAAATCCCAAAAATTGTGCTCTGTTGCCCAAGGGGGCGCAGGTAATGTCACATGAGGAGGCATCTCAGAGAGCGAGGGTGATATTTGTGGCTATTCATCGAGAGAACTATGACTTCCTGGCCAGTCTGAGCCCAGCTCTTGAAGGAAAGGTACTGGTGGACATCAGTAATAATCTGAAGAAGCATCAGTACACTGAATCTAATGCTGAGTATCTGGGCATGGTGGTACCTGGGGCACATGTAGTCAAAGCCTTCAACACTATCTCAGCCTGGGCGCTGCAATCAGGTGGGCTGGATGCCAACAGACAG GTATCGATCTGTGGAAACCATGTGGATGCCAAGCAGGTAGTAGTAGACATATCCCACAGTTTGGGTCTTACAGCTGTGGACCGTGGCTCCCTAAGAGTGGCGTCTGAACTGGAGGATCTCCCACTTCAACTCTTCCCTCTTTGGAGGCTTCCTTTACGTATCAGTGCTGGACTCCTTGGTGCCTTCTTTCTCTACGTTCTCATTCGGGATGTTGTCTATGCACGGGTTGTTGACAAGAAAGACAATTCCTTTCGCATCCTGATCTCGCTGGCTAATAAGGTGTTTCCTATGGTCTCACTGGTGATGCTGGCATTGTGCTATCTACCTGGAATCTTCGCTGCTTTCCTCCAGCTCTACAATGGCACTAAATATCGCCGTTTTCCTGACTGGCTGGATCGTTGGATGTTGTGCAGGAAGCAGCTGGGATTGTTGGCACTGGCTTTCGCTGTTCTGCACGTGCTGTACACACTGGTGATCCCTATCAGATACTTCGTTTTCTATAAAAGAgccaacatttacatttcactg attaaagagaataaaacatACGAATTCAACGAAATGTGGGCCTGGCGCTCCGATGCCTACTTGTCCATGGGAATACTGGGATTTGCGCTGTTCATTTTACTAGGAATCACATCTCTCCCATCTGTCAGTAACGCTCTCAACTGGAGAGAGTTCAGCTTTATACAG TCTAAACTAGGCTATTTGGCGTTGCTGCTGTGTACTGCTCATGCCTTCCTGTATGGATGGGACAAGTTCCTGCATGCGTCAGCCTACAAATGGTGGATGCCATCAAGCTATATGCTGTCACTAGTGGTTCCTTGCattgttttggttttaaaaacagTCTTAATTATGCCGTGCGTGGACCGTACTATCATTCGCATACGCCAGGGATGGGAGAGACCAGGCAAAGCTGGgataaacaaaaatgcaaagagCAACCAGCCACTCATTCTATAA